One Edaphobacter lichenicola DNA window includes the following coding sequences:
- a CDS encoding TonB-dependent receptor, whose translation MKTLCGLLVLFLAVTVMGAGQAISVNGGSIQGTITDSTGAIVPDATIFILGNDTNSSKTLKSDSSGFYSLGPLTPGPYTVTVSAAGFEKLTVKTVVRTGTATNGNFKLAIGSSTETVEVNAGALQINTDQAGVSDVITKDQIDSLPVNGRNFLDLAQIEPGVILQSGESFDPTKAGYSAISTSGVSGRTTRILLDGQDITDENVGTTIFNVSQGAIGDFQLNRSTQDVSGDVTSTGQVLVSTNSGTNAIHGQAFYNFQDHRALFANTAGGIDTPFQRNQYGGSVGGPIIKNKLFFFGNAERIKQESPVSITMAPIFLAIQQAHPTIPSPYRETYSTVRLDYNGPLSVHYFVRANYDVNKSSSNFGAGYEIYNNRDNTPGLAGGADFTTGHFTHSFRGSYEKFHNLLVDGTAGNTSVYNGFQGANGQNLNFRLASAGLYSGPNVDAPQNTYQSDKQIRYDGSWTRGSHLIRYGYSLNRILGGGFASFFQDSPRVSLLAGNLVANCGNGTPGTCPSDPVNGYFPSQVRFGNGEGFSTENPGFNLPGGGLTDWRQGAYISDNWKISPSFTLTGGLRWSVDTGRANQDLATPLCSDVAPGLLSPCSGSAPLFDQFQPGLGKKVHQPYANFGPQLGFTFSPGDHKTVLRAAFGIFYESDVFNNTLNARGPLLKMGLFNDANHTICGGTNSLTLPDGTVVTSDGGVSIATLCTEPISQAGQHFLNLSNLFQKVTASVGPASNGQFVGNTLTATAIYGAPYRTPYSEQWNGGIQREIFKGGILSVDYVHNSTLKIVQQIDVNHVGAARYLNTAAARSAIATTTSGFGCAGGSTSAAITCSIAAGASILDFAGNGVDSGRTFNNTNPASYNGLTPDTGAAFPGANPLLGEGLFLLPVGRSGYDALQAVFREQKAHPAPGVMSSNLQISYSFSRIVSTANPAINNGNTGVGDQFFASPSYDWDHPTQYIGRNGLDHTHAISFGGSATLKYGPQVGIIGHFYSAAATDLNLDNGGTGGGPTAGIFQSDVTGDGTIGDLVPGTNPGYFMHQYKGTNLNNLINQYNATQAGQLTPAGQALVAAGLFSQQQLVALQATQQPIVPVPEAHGPENAFYRALDVNFSYPIRLSRLREGLSLVPGIAFYNVANFSNFKDYENGTLANTTTGNSSGLLNGPNGFSDHDQNRVQRGSGTSDIGGPRSTEFQLKLNF comes from the coding sequence ATGAAGACACTATGTGGGTTGCTAGTACTATTTCTCGCCGTCACGGTGATGGGAGCGGGGCAGGCGATCTCGGTTAACGGTGGATCAATCCAAGGGACAATCACAGATAGCACCGGAGCGATTGTGCCCGATGCGACAATCTTTATTCTCGGCAATGACACCAATTCCTCGAAGACTCTGAAGTCTGATAGCAGCGGTTTCTATAGCCTGGGACCTTTGACTCCCGGACCTTATACGGTGACGGTGAGCGCTGCTGGGTTTGAAAAGCTTACGGTGAAGACCGTAGTCCGGACGGGGACGGCGACGAATGGAAATTTCAAGCTCGCGATTGGCTCCTCGACCGAGACGGTGGAGGTCAACGCGGGGGCGCTTCAGATCAACACGGATCAGGCTGGCGTCAGTGATGTTATTACGAAAGATCAGATCGATTCTCTTCCTGTCAATGGGCGCAACTTTCTCGATCTTGCCCAGATCGAACCGGGTGTCATCCTGCAGAGTGGGGAATCATTTGACCCCACGAAGGCCGGTTATTCGGCTATCTCAACCAGCGGTGTTTCTGGCCGCACGACCCGCATTCTGCTTGATGGTCAGGACATTACTGACGAGAACGTTGGAACAACCATCTTCAACGTGTCGCAGGGTGCGATCGGCGACTTTCAGTTGAACCGCTCGACCCAGGACGTCTCGGGTGACGTGACTTCTACCGGCCAGGTGCTGGTATCGACCAACTCCGGAACCAACGCGATTCACGGGCAGGCCTTCTACAACTTCCAGGATCACCGGGCGCTGTTTGCGAACACTGCAGGCGGGATTGATACCCCTTTCCAGCGTAATCAGTACGGTGGAAGCGTCGGCGGACCAATCATTAAGAACAAGCTGTTCTTCTTCGGAAATGCGGAGCGCATCAAGCAGGAGTCTCCCGTTTCGATCACCATGGCCCCAATCTTCCTTGCGATTCAGCAGGCGCACCCTACCATTCCTTCTCCTTATCGTGAGACGTATTCGACAGTTCGCCTGGACTACAACGGACCCTTGAGTGTGCACTACTTTGTTCGCGCGAACTATGATGTCAACAAGTCCAGCTCAAACTTTGGCGCGGGCTATGAGATCTACAACAACCGCGACAACACGCCCGGTCTTGCGGGTGGCGCGGACTTCACGACGGGACACTTCACTCACTCTTTCCGCGGCAGCTATGAGAAGTTTCACAATCTTCTGGTCGACGGCACTGCGGGAAACACCAGCGTATATAACGGCTTTCAGGGGGCGAACGGACAGAACCTGAACTTCCGTCTTGCGTCGGCAGGACTATATTCCGGTCCGAACGTTGATGCTCCTCAGAATACCTACCAGTCGGATAAACAAATACGCTACGACGGATCCTGGACCAGGGGCTCCCATCTGATCCGGTACGGCTATAGCCTGAATCGTATTCTTGGTGGAGGATTCGCAAGTTTTTTTCAGGATTCTCCTCGTGTGAGTCTCCTGGCCGGCAATCTGGTCGCAAATTGCGGGAACGGGACCCCCGGCACCTGCCCCTCTGATCCCGTGAATGGGTACTTCCCTTCCCAGGTCCGGTTCGGCAACGGAGAGGGCTTTTCAACAGAGAACCCCGGTTTCAACCTTCCGGGTGGCGGACTCACCGATTGGCGCCAGGGAGCCTACATCTCGGATAACTGGAAGATCAGTCCCAGCTTCACGCTCACAGGGGGTCTTCGCTGGAGCGTCGATACCGGCCGGGCCAACCAGGACTTGGCAACCCCTCTGTGCTCGGACGTCGCCCCGGGGCTGTTGTCACCATGCTCGGGAAGCGCCCCTCTGTTCGATCAGTTTCAGCCTGGGCTTGGTAAGAAGGTTCACCAGCCGTATGCAAACTTCGGTCCTCAGCTTGGCTTCACTTTCAGCCCCGGAGACCACAAGACAGTGCTTCGTGCAGCATTCGGCATCTTCTACGAAAGTGACGTCTTCAACAATACTCTCAACGCCCGTGGCCCGCTTCTCAAAATGGGTCTCTTCAACGACGCAAACCACACGATCTGCGGGGGAACCAACTCGCTAACGCTTCCGGATGGCACAGTGGTTACGAGCGATGGCGGCGTTTCCATCGCCACGCTTTGCACAGAACCAATCAGTCAGGCAGGTCAGCACTTCCTCAACCTTTCGAATCTCTTCCAGAAGGTAACCGCATCCGTTGGGCCCGCCAGCAATGGTCAATTTGTCGGAAATACGTTGACGGCTACTGCCATCTATGGGGCTCCTTACCGAACACCGTACTCCGAACAGTGGAACGGCGGCATTCAGAGGGAGATCTTTAAGGGTGGCATCCTCTCAGTCGATTACGTTCATAACTCAACCCTTAAGATCGTTCAACAGATTGACGTGAATCATGTTGGGGCTGCTCGCTATCTCAACACCGCCGCGGCCCGAAGCGCCATAGCAACAACCACCAGCGGCTTCGGATGCGCTGGTGGATCCACGAGCGCGGCAATCACGTGTTCCATAGCGGCTGGAGCTTCGATCCTGGACTTCGCGGGGAATGGGGTCGATTCGGGGAGAACCTTTAACAACACCAATCCAGCATCCTACAATGGACTCACTCCCGATACGGGGGCGGCGTTTCCCGGGGCCAATCCTTTGCTGGGAGAGGGGCTTTTCCTGCTACCCGTCGGTCGATCTGGCTATGATGCGCTGCAGGCGGTCTTCCGCGAGCAGAAGGCCCATCCGGCTCCTGGCGTTATGTCCTCCAATCTGCAGATCTCCTACTCGTTTTCCCGTATCGTCTCGACGGCAAACCCCGCCATCAACAACGGCAACACAGGCGTAGGGGACCAGTTCTTCGCTTCGCCTTCGTACGACTGGGACCATCCTACCCAATATATTGGCCGGAATGGATTGGATCACACGCATGCGATCTCGTTCGGCGGTTCGGCAACGCTAAAGTATGGACCACAGGTCGGCATCATCGGTCACTTTTACTCCGCGGCGGCCACCGATCTGAATCTTGATAATGGCGGAACCGGTGGAGGTCCAACGGCTGGTATCTTCCAGTCCGACGTAACCGGTGACGGCACGATCGGTGATCTTGTACCCGGAACGAATCCCGGATACTTCATGCACCAGTACAAGGGCACGAACCTGAATAATTTGATTAACCAGTACAACGCGACGCAGGCCGGTCAGTTGACACCAGCCGGACAGGCTCTCGTCGCAGCCGGGCTATTTAGTCAGCAGCAGTTGGTTGCTCTCCAAGCGACACAGCAGCCTATCGTCCCAGTGCCGGAGGCTCATGGACCCGAGAACGCCTTCTACCGTGCCCTCGATGTCAACTTCTCCTATCCGATCCGTCTTTCCCGCTTACGGGAGGGTCTGTCCCTAGTGCCTGGCATCGCGTTCTACAACGTCGCTAACTTCTCGAACTTCAAAGACTACGAAAACGGTACTTTGGCAAATACCACCACTGGCAATTCGAGCGGCCTGCTCAATGGTCCTAATGGTTTTAGTGATCACGATCAGAATCGCGTGCAACGTGGTTCGGGCACATCAGACATCGGTGGGCCTCGGAGCACGGAGTTCCAGTTGAAGCTCAACTTCTAA
- a CDS encoding ABC transporter permease — protein MQTLSALWDTKLRSFLTMFGIVWGITSVILLVGLGIGFNVDQKEHLRTIGTDIAIIFGGKTGAQAGGYAAGRDIHLTVDDAIAIQQQASLVKTVSPELRRSVSEVSQWNAANRPVRGVWPEYQRFRSLTVEQGRLMTAQDEDEGARVILLGAEANRQLFPGKPVIGQPLMVSGYQYTVIGVLAKKKQNGSYGSGPDNTQLFTTYSAMARDFPPTEGPGVIRGYVNNIVVEPVSPEMHEKALDQVSRIIAERHHYDPDDKEALWIWDTLEGSKFTERIFSVMTFFFGAVALLTLALGGIGVMNIMLVAVTERTREIGVRKALGATAIDIKRQFLVESAIITLVSGLGGLALGVGICVAMRYVPLPDFVPHPVISPMAIAASLTTLAAITVFAGMYPALRAANLSPMECLRTE, from the coding sequence ATGCAAACCTTGTCTGCGCTCTGGGACACCAAGCTTCGCAGCTTTCTTACAATGTTCGGCATCGTCTGGGGCATCACGTCAGTGATCCTGCTCGTTGGCCTTGGCATCGGCTTCAATGTGGACCAGAAGGAACATCTCCGCACGATTGGTACAGACATCGCGATCATCTTTGGCGGCAAGACCGGTGCCCAGGCGGGAGGATACGCCGCGGGCCGAGACATTCATCTCACCGTCGATGACGCCATCGCGATCCAGCAACAAGCGTCTCTGGTAAAGACCGTAAGCCCCGAACTCCGCCGCAGCGTCTCCGAGGTCAGCCAGTGGAACGCAGCCAACCGACCGGTGCGTGGAGTATGGCCAGAGTATCAACGATTTCGCTCCCTCACCGTCGAGCAGGGACGTCTCATGACCGCGCAGGACGAGGACGAAGGAGCACGAGTCATTCTGCTCGGTGCCGAAGCCAACCGGCAGCTCTTTCCCGGTAAACCGGTCATCGGACAACCGCTGATGGTAAGCGGCTATCAATACACCGTCATCGGAGTGCTTGCAAAAAAGAAGCAGAATGGCAGCTACGGCAGCGGCCCGGACAACACGCAACTCTTCACAACCTACTCGGCCATGGCCCGTGACTTCCCACCCACCGAAGGCCCCGGCGTCATTCGCGGATATGTAAACAATATCGTCGTCGAACCGGTATCGCCCGAGATGCACGAAAAAGCCCTGGACCAGGTCTCGCGAATCATCGCAGAGCGTCATCACTACGATCCCGACGACAAAGAAGCTCTTTGGATATGGGACACCCTCGAAGGCTCGAAGTTTACCGAACGCATCTTCAGCGTAATGACATTTTTCTTCGGCGCCGTAGCGCTGCTCACACTCGCCCTGGGCGGAATTGGCGTCATGAACATCATGCTGGTCGCAGTCACTGAACGCACTCGCGAGATAGGCGTCCGCAAAGCCCTCGGAGCCACAGCCATCGATATCAAGCGCCAATTCCTCGTCGAGTCAGCAATCATCACATTGGTCAGCGGACTCGGTGGCCTGGCACTCGGAGTCGGCATCTGCGTCGCAATGCGCTACGTCCCGCTTCCCGACTTCGTGCCGCATCCCGTAATCTCTCCAATGGCCATTGCCGCATCGCTCACCACCCTGGCGGCCATCACTGTCTTCGCAGGAATGTACCCTGCTCTTCGCGCTGCCAATCTTAGCCCCATGGAATGCCTGAGGACAGAATAA
- a CDS encoding ABC transporter permease: MSLLEIIRQSLDSLLRNRLRSGLTMLGIIWGLVTVVLLLSYGKSLGEGVLNGFMGLGDNVIMVWGGQTSMQAGGERSGKKVKFLDGDTEAVRDAVPFLKAVSSETDDGFSFKYGSKVVNIQSKAVDFPYGGMRRLNVDQGRYFEAADFTDHRQVVIFGPHAAQKLFNGYPPVGESVQIEGHVFQVIGVLKNKIQDSSNNGPDNENAFVPFDMMRLLRNQRDPDSIVFQPSAPELHLKALQAVRAVLAQRHHFDPKDDKAVPSWDTVADSAEIMQFSTALDLLLGIIGAMTLGVGGVGVMNIMLVSVTERTREIGLLKALGARRKDILTQFLLESLTLTFLAGIVGMTVAVIVAYLIPPMPLYSDIYKTANHEGDILLRASPTIMLVSFAILAAVGVISGLLPAVRASRMDPVVALRHE, translated from the coding sequence ATGAGCCTGCTTGAAATCATTCGCCAGAGCCTCGACTCACTCCTCCGCAACCGTCTGCGCTCTGGCCTCACCATGCTCGGAATCATCTGGGGACTGGTAACCGTCGTCCTTCTGCTTAGCTACGGCAAGAGTCTCGGCGAAGGCGTACTCAACGGCTTCATGGGCTTGGGCGACAACGTCATCATGGTGTGGGGCGGTCAAACCAGCATGCAGGCTGGCGGCGAACGATCCGGCAAAAAAGTAAAGTTCCTCGACGGCGACACGGAAGCAGTACGCGACGCAGTTCCCTTCCTGAAAGCAGTCAGCTCCGAGACCGACGACGGCTTCAGCTTCAAGTACGGCTCCAAGGTGGTCAACATCCAAAGCAAAGCAGTCGACTTCCCCTACGGAGGAATGCGCCGGCTCAACGTCGATCAAGGCCGCTACTTCGAAGCAGCCGACTTCACCGATCATCGCCAGGTTGTCATCTTCGGCCCGCACGCCGCACAAAAACTCTTCAACGGCTACCCTCCCGTCGGGGAATCGGTCCAGATCGAAGGCCACGTCTTTCAAGTGATCGGCGTTCTAAAAAACAAAATCCAGGACTCCTCCAACAACGGTCCTGACAATGAAAACGCCTTTGTACCCTTCGACATGATGCGCCTGCTCCGCAACCAGCGCGACCCCGACAGCATCGTCTTCCAGCCCAGTGCTCCGGAGCTTCATCTCAAGGCGCTGCAGGCTGTACGAGCGGTGCTCGCCCAGCGGCACCACTTCGATCCCAAGGATGACAAGGCTGTCCCCAGCTGGGACACGGTAGCCGACTCAGCCGAGATCATGCAGTTCAGCACCGCGCTCGACCTTCTCCTCGGCATCATCGGCGCCATGACGCTGGGCGTCGGCGGAGTTGGCGTCATGAACATCATGCTTGTCTCGGTCACCGAGCGCACTCGCGAGATCGGCCTGCTCAAAGCTCTCGGAGCACGCCGCAAAGACATCCTCACGCAGTTTCTCCTGGAAAGCCTGACGCTAACCTTCCTTGCAGGCATCGTCGGAATGACCGTAGCGGTCATCGTCGCGTACCTTATCCCGCCGATGCCGCTCTACTCCGACATCTACAAGACAGCCAACCACGAGGGCGACATCCTTCTCCGCGCCTCCCCAACTATCATGCTCGTCTCGTTCGCAATCCTCGCCGCAGTCGGCGTCATCTCCGGGCTTCTCCCCGCAGTGCGCGCCTCACGCATGGACCCCGTCGTGGCTCTAAGACACGAGTAA
- a CDS encoding transglycosylase SLT domain-containing protein — MGTIRGKVWSAVVAAALMGMSVPCSAGYTVGQAQTTTPATPQSKSQPKKAQTPSQSGTSSAGAGKASGSKTKGASGKAKEGTSGKTPGSKAKGKKGAVRRKHHIVSRKPTAQTIRLTSAFKASELLRPMAQQLAATRSAAAYSGVEAYARQHPGEGAAAAYLALGHAAMLDHRYDDAVHSYRQANVSGTALDDYADYLGAQAAIQGGHGVDAYGLLDGFAERHPESIFDTGASVLLANAHLQQNDPQGALKVLVPLADSAQGSHVDFRYALARAYQTSGDTAHAASIYRSIYVGFPLSVEAAQARTQLQAMNTPPTAAERKVHADQLFNAKRYAEAGEEYHSIERDSSGLSAADHDALLIYAAASDMRLKKISRREVEKLPDTRDDSAALKLYLLAELSRNEDDQSAHDALIARMVRDFPTSRWLEEALYSGGNMYLLKHDPQQATYHYALLVKLFPKSLYAPSAHWRVAWMNYRQHNYAEAGWLMEEQIQMFGGGIEIPGALYWRGRIYEDEEKNFGQAVNYYRALTASYINSYYAGLARQRLNVLKTQTASVAPAAALSAVHVPVVPDLTGELPENEPHLIKARLLANAALNEYIGPEIQASETSSEWGTLAQAEIYSSYGETTRAIQSMKHSGISFFSLPLDEVPTVYWKLLFPQPYWADLTANSRKNGLDPFLVASLIRQESEFNAGVVSHANAWGLMQLLPSVGKSAAKKQGIKHFDANMLLNPTTNLQLGTLNLREVMDRFGGQAEYALAAYNAGDVPVRQWIAIGDYKDIAEFVESIPYSETREYVQAILRNREIYRALYAAQ, encoded by the coding sequence ATGGGGACCATCAGGGGTAAGGTTTGGTCGGCGGTGGTTGCCGCTGCTTTGATGGGGATGAGCGTGCCGTGTTCGGCGGGCTATACGGTTGGGCAGGCGCAGACCACAACCCCGGCGACGCCGCAGTCTAAATCACAGCCTAAGAAGGCACAGACACCTTCCCAGTCTGGGACATCTTCTGCGGGCGCGGGGAAGGCTTCGGGATCGAAGACGAAGGGAGCGAGTGGGAAGGCGAAGGAAGGGACATCTGGCAAGACGCCGGGCAGTAAGGCGAAGGGGAAGAAGGGCGCTGTGAGACGGAAGCACCACATCGTCTCGCGGAAGCCAACGGCGCAGACGATTCGGTTGACGAGCGCGTTCAAGGCTTCGGAGCTGCTTCGTCCGATGGCGCAGCAGCTGGCGGCGACTCGGTCGGCAGCGGCTTATAGCGGGGTGGAGGCATATGCGCGGCAGCATCCGGGAGAAGGCGCGGCGGCGGCTTACCTGGCGCTGGGGCATGCTGCGATGCTGGATCATCGGTATGACGATGCGGTGCACAGCTATCGACAGGCCAATGTGAGCGGTACGGCACTGGACGACTACGCCGATTACCTGGGGGCGCAGGCTGCGATACAGGGTGGGCATGGGGTGGATGCATATGGGTTGCTGGACGGCTTTGCGGAACGGCATCCTGAGAGCATCTTCGACACCGGTGCGTCGGTGTTGCTGGCGAATGCTCATTTGCAACAAAATGACCCACAGGGCGCGTTGAAGGTTCTGGTGCCACTGGCGGATTCGGCGCAAGGGTCGCATGTCGACTTTCGTTATGCTTTGGCGCGGGCTTACCAGACCTCGGGCGACACGGCGCACGCGGCTTCCATTTACAGAAGTATTTATGTTGGATTTCCCTTGAGCGTTGAGGCGGCTCAGGCACGTACGCAGTTGCAGGCGATGAATACGCCTCCTACTGCTGCGGAACGTAAGGTTCATGCCGACCAGCTGTTCAACGCCAAGCGATACGCGGAGGCTGGAGAGGAGTATCACTCGATCGAGCGGGATAGTTCGGGTTTGAGTGCGGCTGACCATGATGCACTGTTGATCTATGCTGCGGCATCGGATATGAGATTGAAGAAGATCAGCCGGCGAGAGGTGGAGAAGCTGCCGGATACCAGGGACGATAGTGCGGCGCTGAAGCTGTATCTGCTAGCCGAGTTGTCGCGTAATGAGGATGACCAGAGCGCGCATGACGCTTTGATTGCGCGGATGGTGAGGGATTTTCCGACGAGCCGGTGGCTGGAGGAGGCACTGTATTCAGGCGGAAATATGTATCTGCTGAAGCATGACCCGCAACAGGCAACCTATCATTATGCGCTGCTGGTGAAGCTGTTTCCGAAGAGCTTATATGCGCCGTCGGCACACTGGCGGGTGGCGTGGATGAACTATCGGCAGCATAACTATGCCGAGGCGGGGTGGTTGATGGAGGAGCAGATCCAGATGTTTGGCGGGGGGATCGAGATTCCGGGGGCTCTCTACTGGCGCGGGCGAATCTACGAGGATGAAGAGAAGAACTTCGGGCAGGCTGTGAACTACTATCGCGCGCTGACTGCCTCGTATATCAACTCCTACTATGCGGGGCTGGCGAGGCAGCGACTGAATGTGCTGAAGACGCAGACGGCGAGTGTCGCTCCTGCTGCGGCTTTGAGCGCGGTGCATGTGCCGGTGGTTCCGGATTTGACGGGGGAGTTGCCGGAGAACGAGCCTCATCTGATCAAGGCGAGGCTGCTGGCGAATGCGGCGCTGAATGAATATATCGGGCCGGAGATTCAGGCGAGCGAGACCTCGAGCGAATGGGGCACGCTGGCACAGGCGGAGATCTATTCGTCGTATGGAGAGACAACGCGGGCGATTCAATCGATGAAGCACAGCGGGATCTCCTTTTTTTCGCTGCCACTGGATGAGGTTCCGACGGTGTATTGGAAGCTTCTGTTTCCGCAGCCCTACTGGGCGGATCTGACGGCAAACTCTCGGAAGAACGGGTTGGATCCTTTCCTGGTGGCGTCGCTGATTAGGCAAGAGTCGGAGTTCAATGCAGGTGTGGTTAGTCATGCAAACGCCTGGGGGTTGATGCAACTGCTGCCTTCTGTGGGGAAGTCGGCGGCGAAGAAGCAGGGGATCAAACACTTCGACGCGAATATGCTGTTGAATCCGACGACGAACCTGCAGTTGGGAACACTGAATCTGCGTGAGGTGATGGACAGGTTCGGTGGACAGGCTGAGTATGCGCTGGCTGCCTACAACGCAGGGGACGTGCCGGTGCGGCAGTGGATAGCGATCGGAGACTACAAAGATATCGCTGAGTTCGTTGAGTCGATTCCTTACAGTGAGACGCGGGAGTATGTGCAGGCGATTCTGCGTAACCGTGAGATCTATCGTGCACTGTATGCGGCGCAGTAG
- a CDS encoding PEP-CTERM sorting domain-containing protein yields MRLSLFALASTLALASIPLFGDPIPYANVGQLAPDQLFTATGNGVVTAYFYSSGAGNDDKIILWDKTSGTRTAPALNNHSSAVGSSVSLSVKAGDSLVFVLDDVTTGQYFSSVDYFGVASPADYNDDGYNHAYSTPYSGGLSGLPAGIYVGMEDLGVTGLKPLTGSDLDYNDDNFVVTNATATPAPTPEPSTIILFGTGLVGAASALRRKFARG; encoded by the coding sequence ATGCGCCTAAGCCTGTTCGCCCTTGCCTCTACCCTCGCCCTCGCTTCCATCCCTCTCTTCGGCGACCCTATCCCCTACGCAAACGTCGGACAACTAGCTCCTGACCAATTGTTTACAGCAACCGGCAACGGAGTAGTCACCGCCTACTTCTACTCCTCCGGCGCCGGCAACGACGACAAGATCATCCTCTGGGACAAGACCTCCGGCACACGGACCGCTCCCGCTCTCAACAATCACAGCTCCGCCGTCGGATCCTCCGTCTCACTCTCTGTCAAAGCCGGCGACTCCCTCGTCTTCGTCCTTGACGATGTCACAACGGGCCAATACTTCAGCTCCGTCGACTACTTCGGCGTCGCATCACCAGCCGACTACAACGACGACGGCTACAACCACGCCTACTCCACCCCCTACTCCGGCGGACTCAGCGGTCTTCCTGCAGGCATCTATGTCGGGATGGAAGATCTCGGAGTTACAGGCCTCAAGCCGCTCACCGGCTCCGACCTCGACTACAACGACGACAACTTCGTCGTCACCAATGCCACCGCGACCCCGGCCCCGACCCCGGAGCCAAGCACCATCATCCTCTTCGGCACCGGCCTGGTCGGAGCAGCCAGCGCACTCCGCCGCAAGTTCGCCCGCGGCTAA
- a CDS encoding RNA polymerase sigma factor, which produces MPAIQSPATEEVHPDVALVARAKEGDTAAFEQLVRQYERQIFRVAQHITQNREDAEDITQDAFLKAYEKLDQFQGNSKFSTWLVRIAVNESLMRLRKRKTSKTVSMDEDVQTDEGSIPRDFAEWRPNPEQQYNQAELADILRKTIQGLPPGFRTVFTLRDVENLSTEETAEALGLSVPAVKSRLLRARLQLRERLSRYFRQKQEGQPA; this is translated from the coding sequence ATGCCCGCCATCCAATCTCCAGCCACGGAAGAGGTACACCCTGACGTAGCGCTTGTAGCGCGCGCGAAAGAGGGGGATACAGCAGCATTTGAGCAGTTGGTTCGTCAGTACGAGCGCCAGATCTTTCGGGTCGCGCAGCATATTACTCAAAACCGTGAAGACGCCGAAGACATCACGCAGGACGCATTCCTCAAGGCCTACGAGAAGCTGGATCAGTTCCAGGGAAACTCGAAGTTTTCGACCTGGCTCGTCCGCATTGCGGTCAATGAGAGCCTCATGCGGCTGCGCAAGCGCAAAACCAGCAAGACCGTCTCCATGGACGAAGACGTCCAGACCGACGAAGGCTCTATCCCTCGCGACTTCGCCGAGTGGAGGCCGAACCCCGAGCAGCAGTACAACCAGGCTGAGCTCGCCGATATCCTCCGCAAGACCATTCAGGGTCTTCCTCCAGGATTCCGCACCGTCTTCACTCTTCGTGACGTTGAAAATCTCTCCACGGAAGAGACTGCGGAGGCACTCGGCTTGAGCGTCCCCGCAGTGAAATCCAGATTGTTGCGCGCGCGGCTTCAACTGCGCGAGCGTCTCAGCCGATACTTCCGGCAGAAGCAGGAGGGCCAGCCAGCATGA